One part of the Myxococcaceae bacterium genome encodes these proteins:
- a CDS encoding universal stress protein has translation MKHVWMVGYDFSQHSSALVRIAAGELQPQSGKLVLLHVYQVPPTPLSFNSMHIETSYLHQTELSKSIEEEASKGLEKVLKTLQAEFPSLEIVFLVKAGDPSKVILEKVEQLGVDRLIIGSHSRTGIEHFFLGSVAEKIVKHSTVSVLVVKHRDDS, from the coding sequence ATGAAACATGTGTGGATGGTAGGATACGATTTTTCGCAGCACAGCAGCGCGCTTGTACGGATTGCTGCGGGTGAACTTCAGCCGCAATCTGGAAAGTTGGTACTCTTGCATGTGTACCAGGTACCACCCACGCCTCTGTCTTTCAACAGCATGCACATTGAGACCAGTTATCTTCATCAAACGGAGCTTTCAAAATCGATTGAAGAAGAGGCTTCGAAGGGGCTGGAAAAAGTGCTGAAAACCTTGCAGGCTGAGTTTCCATCGTTGGAAATCGTCTTCTTGGTGAAAGCCGGTGATCCTTCGAAAGTGATTCTGGAAAAAGTCGAACAGCTTGGAGTCGATCGACTGATCATTGGAAGTCATAGCCGCACGGGTATTGAACACTTTTTTCTAGGCTCAGTTGCCGAGAAGATCGTCAAACATTCCACGGTATCTGTTTTGGTGGTTAAGCATCGGGACGATTCGTAG
- a CDS encoding FliI/YscN family ATPase yields the protein MHHLEQILEQIRLIQPFRMRGKVLESTQLMIKASVPNSRVGDLCYVTTQNEEAPLIRTEVVGFQEGIVYLMPLGDLEGIGPDSEVIPTGKPFSIKCGYGLLGRVLNGLGESMDDGVPISQLEDLVDWSVHRESPNPYTRQPIDKPISMGIRAIDGLLTVGRGQRIGLFAGSGVGKSTLMGQMARNTEAEIVVACLVGERGREVLDFIHESLGEEGLKRTVLIAAASDTPPLVRLKSCYVATAIAEWFREQGKDVLFMMDSATRFARAQREIGLALGEPPARQGFPPSVFALIPRLMERMGNNDKGSVTAIYTVLVQAGDMEEPIADEVRGILDGHIVLNRALGERNHWPAIDILPSLSRVMMNITGSEHQKAANYLRETMANYEKNRDLILLGAYNYGTDPKVDYAIDKNDAVERFLKQNMHENSPFETTVSQLQELFSDAGDLA from the coding sequence ATGCATCATCTTGAGCAGATTCTAGAGCAGATACGCCTCATTCAGCCGTTTCGAATGCGTGGAAAAGTGCTCGAATCGACCCAGTTGATGATCAAAGCCTCCGTGCCCAACTCTCGCGTTGGAGATCTTTGCTATGTGACCACCCAAAATGAAGAAGCTCCGCTCATCAGAACCGAAGTAGTCGGTTTTCAGGAAGGCATCGTGTATCTGATGCCATTGGGAGATTTGGAAGGAATTGGCCCGGATTCAGAGGTGATTCCGACGGGCAAGCCGTTTTCGATCAAGTGTGGTTATGGTCTTCTGGGACGTGTCTTGAATGGACTTGGCGAGTCTATGGACGATGGCGTACCCATTTCTCAGCTCGAAGATCTGGTGGATTGGTCGGTACATCGAGAAAGCCCCAATCCTTACACACGTCAGCCCATTGATAAGCCCATTTCCATGGGCATTCGAGCCATTGACGGATTGTTAACCGTTGGTCGTGGTCAGCGCATAGGACTCTTTGCGGGCTCTGGAGTGGGCAAGTCCACTTTGATGGGGCAAATGGCTCGGAATACAGAAGCTGAAATTGTTGTAGCCTGTTTGGTGGGAGAACGTGGGCGTGAAGTGCTGGACTTTATCCATGAATCCTTAGGAGAAGAGGGCTTAAAACGAACGGTCTTAATTGCGGCCGCTTCGGATACTCCTCCTTTGGTACGCCTCAAGAGCTGCTATGTCGCAACTGCAATCGCAGAATGGTTTCGAGAACAGGGGAAAGATGTCCTGTTCATGATGGACAGCGCAACGCGTTTTGCTCGTGCCCAGCGCGAAATCGGCCTTGCTTTGGGAGAGCCGCCAGCTCGACAAGGTTTTCCTCCGAGCGTGTTTGCCCTTATTCCGCGTCTGATGGAGCGTATGGGCAATAACGATAAAGGTTCCGTGACGGCCATCTACACCGTCTTGGTTCAAGCTGGAGATATGGAAGAGCCCATTGCAGACGAAGTTCGTGGCATTCTAGATGGGCACATCGTGCTCAACCGAGCTCTTGGGGAGCGTAATCATTGGCCCGCAATTGACATTCTACCTTCTTTAAGCCGTGTCATGATGAATATTACAGGCTCTGAACACCAAAAAGCGGCAAACTATTTACGTGAGACCATGGCCAATTATGAAAAAAATCGCGATTTGATTCTTCTTGGAGCTTATAACTATGGAACGGATCCTAAAGTAGACTACGCGATCGATAAAAACGATGCGGTCGAAAGATTTCTCAAACAAAACATGCATGAAAATAGCCCATTCGAGACGACCGTCTCGCAATTGCAAGAGCTTTTCTCGGATGCTGGAGATCTGGCGTAA
- a CDS encoding methionyl-tRNA formyltransferase — protein MARIIFLGTPDFAVPSLRELDRFCRSQQHELLGVICQPDKPAQRGQALQAPAVKTAAVELQLPVWQPSKITSDFVPWFREQKIDLGVVVAYGKILPQSLLDSASQGFVNVHGSLLPRWRGAAPIQRAIEAGDRETGVCIMKLVAEMDAGGIYHTVKTPIGEAETAGELFARLSEMGACALIDALPGILEGRLKPVEQPLEGVTHAARLRKEESDIDWSRPAEELAHRCRALLPWPGCSSFYEGKRIKLFEPKQVQGQGKPGQILEVGDALVIATGAGAIAFSEAQLDGKRRMSIRELKNGFLLVPGSLFKTDSSR, from the coding sequence ATGGCTCGAATTATTTTTCTGGGCACCCCAGACTTCGCCGTTCCAAGCTTGCGAGAACTTGATCGATTCTGCCGGAGTCAGCAACACGAGTTGCTGGGTGTTATTTGTCAACCGGACAAGCCTGCGCAGCGTGGACAGGCTTTGCAAGCACCTGCCGTGAAAACGGCTGCGGTGGAGCTTCAATTGCCCGTGTGGCAGCCTTCGAAGATCACATCCGATTTTGTACCATGGTTTCGAGAGCAAAAAATCGATTTGGGCGTTGTGGTGGCTTACGGAAAGATTTTGCCTCAAAGCTTATTGGATTCCGCTTCTCAAGGGTTTGTGAATGTGCACGGCTCTCTTTTGCCAAGATGGCGAGGAGCGGCGCCGATTCAACGAGCGATTGAAGCGGGGGATCGAGAAACAGGGGTGTGCATCATGAAGCTGGTGGCTGAAATGGATGCAGGGGGAATTTACCATACCGTGAAGACACCGATTGGAGAGGCAGAAACAGCGGGTGAGCTGTTTGCTCGATTATCCGAGATGGGGGCATGCGCGTTGATCGATGCGTTGCCAGGTATCTTGGAGGGTCGTCTGAAACCTGTTGAGCAGCCCTTGGAAGGGGTCACGCATGCGGCTAGGCTTCGGAAAGAGGAAAGCGATATCGATTGGTCTAGGCCGGCTGAGGAGCTGGCTCATCGCTGCCGAGCTTTGCTACCCTGGCCGGGTTGCTCAAGTTTCTATGAGGGCAAACGCATCAAGCTCTTTGAGCCTAAGCAGGTACAGGGGCAAGGCAAACCGGGTCAAATTTTGGAAGTTGGCGATGCGCTTGTGATTGCGACGGGTGCTGGTGCCATTGCTTTTTCCGAAGCACAGCTTGACGGCAAACGCCGCATGTCGATTCGAGAGCTTAAAAATGGGTTTCTGCTGGTTCCGGGGAGCTTGTTCAAAACGGATTCGAGCCGGTGA
- the rpsB gene encoding 30S ribosomal protein S2, which translates to MARIGMREMLEAGAHFGHQTHRWNPKMRKYIFAPRNGIHIIDLQQTVGLLNKAYDYIVDTVGNGGKILFVGTKKQAQEIVMQEAVRGGQYYVNNRWLGGMLTNFKTVKQSVDRMRSIEEMAKDGTFEKLPKKEVFGLTRELAKLEKNLAGVKEMSKLPKAVFIIDPNLEKIAVDEARKLGIPVIATLDTNCDPDLINFPIPANDDSIRSVALFAAVIADACLEGAVRHEELLAAKRVKGEAKEAAPEEVIEDKRSKKKGPQIDIVPSLKTPGTEGESSELAVEEGV; encoded by the coding sequence ATGGCACGAATTGGAATGAGAGAGATGCTGGAGGCCGGAGCTCACTTTGGTCACCAAACCCACCGTTGGAATCCAAAAATGCGAAAATATATTTTCGCACCGAGAAATGGGATTCATATCATTGATCTACAACAAACCGTTGGGTTGTTGAACAAGGCTTACGATTATATCGTTGACACGGTCGGCAATGGCGGAAAAATCTTGTTTGTGGGTACTAAAAAGCAGGCCCAAGAAATCGTTATGCAAGAAGCCGTTCGAGGAGGCCAATACTACGTGAACAACCGCTGGTTAGGGGGGATGTTGACGAATTTTAAGACTGTTAAGCAGTCGGTGGATCGGATGCGTTCGATCGAAGAAATGGCAAAAGATGGTACCTTCGAAAAGCTCCCTAAAAAAGAAGTTTTTGGTCTGACCCGAGAACTGGCGAAATTGGAAAAGAATTTGGCCGGGGTTAAAGAGATGTCGAAGCTTCCCAAGGCTGTCTTTATCATTGACCCAAACCTGGAAAAAATTGCCGTGGACGAAGCTCGTAAATTGGGTATTCCAGTCATTGCGACACTGGATACCAACTGCGATCCCGATCTTATTAACTTCCCCATCCCAGCAAACGACGATTCGATCCGATCCGTCGCACTCTTTGCAGCCGTGATTGCCGATGCTTGTTTGGAAGGTGCCGTTCGTCACGAAGAACTTCTTGCAGCCAAACGCGTCAAAGGCGAAGCGAAAGAAGCTGCACCAGAAGAAGTGATTGAGGATAAGAGATCCAAAAAGAAAGGACCTCAGATCGATATCGTTCCTTCTCTGAAGACCCCCGGAACAGAAGGTGAGAGCTCTGAATTGGCTGTTGAGGAGGGTGTTTGA
- a CDS encoding anthranilate synthase component I family protein, protein MHQTMQALLDFDGSFIYAENPSAYLEVLSGKIFLNNQLVGTATDLGRLLTLPQSSDFFPAWIGFIGYEYARYFGLATHTSDFNFPDAAFFRFDQGSSYARKIRAPSLNSKLRSRFKQQDYLNAIQAIQKEIRQGDVYQVNLARQFDIEPGSFDPFWVYEELKKHNPSPYMGVLQHPEWSIVSGSPERLFRLQDRTISTKPIAGTKPASPTGEQELRTSPKEMAEHSMLVDLMRNDLSRVCETGSVEVPKPFHIERYPHVYHLVSEVTGRTQVCLQEILHSLFPGGTITGAPKENVMRAIQRYESVPRGPYTGSFGYVSSGQGVDFNILIRSLFMGKKRSYFAAGAGIVMGSEPENEFQETAHKIKQFEFLTGSNPF, encoded by the coding sequence ATGCATCAAACAATGCAAGCCCTCTTGGACTTCGATGGTTCCTTCATCTATGCCGAAAATCCCAGCGCTTATCTGGAAGTTTTAAGCGGTAAAATTTTTTTAAATAATCAACTTGTCGGAACCGCGACCGATTTAGGTCGCTTGCTGACACTTCCTCAAAGCTCTGATTTTTTCCCAGCTTGGATAGGATTTATCGGCTACGAATACGCTCGATATTTTGGACTCGCGACACACACTTCGGACTTTAATTTTCCAGATGCAGCCTTCTTTCGCTTTGACCAAGGCAGCTCCTATGCGCGCAAGATTCGAGCACCGTCTTTGAACAGCAAGCTCAGAAGCCGTTTTAAACAACAAGACTATCTCAATGCCATCCAAGCGATTCAAAAAGAGATTCGACAAGGCGATGTCTATCAGGTCAATCTTGCAAGACAGTTCGACATTGAGCCAGGAAGCTTCGATCCTTTCTGGGTTTACGAAGAACTTAAAAAACACAACCCGAGTCCTTACATGGGCGTTTTGCAACACCCCGAATGGTCGATTGTATCTGGCAGCCCAGAACGGCTTTTTCGGCTTCAAGATAGAACGATCAGCACCAAACCGATCGCAGGCACAAAGCCGGCTAGCCCAACGGGAGAACAAGAACTTCGGACGAGTCCCAAAGAAATGGCCGAACATAGCATGTTGGTCGATTTGATGCGAAACGACCTCTCCCGAGTTTGCGAAACTGGCAGCGTAGAGGTCCCTAAACCGTTTCACATTGAACGCTACCCTCACGTCTATCATCTGGTCTCAGAAGTCACCGGGAGAACACAAGTTTGCCTGCAAGAGATTCTACACTCGCTCTTTCCCGGTGGAACCATTACAGGAGCCCCTAAAGAAAACGTTATGCGTGCGATTCAGCGTTACGAATCTGTTCCCAGAGGCCCTTACACCGGCTCATTTGGCTATGTGTCTTCCGGGCAGGGAGTGGATTTCAATATTTTGATTCGAAGCCTCTTTATGGGCAAAAAACGCAGCTACTTTGCCGCTGGAGCTGGGATCGTGATGGGCAGCGAGCCTGAAAACGAATTTCAAGAAACAGCGCATAAAATTAAGCAGTTTGAATTTCTCACCGGCTCGAATCCGTTTTGA
- a CDS encoding ribonucleoside-diphosphate reductase subunit alpha encodes MYVIKRDGTREEVKIEKILTAVNRACRGIENVESIEIAKRTISGLHDGSTTQELDRLSIANAVMLMSEEPNYSKVAARMLSESILKEVGRDSAFRDCIRIASECGMIADRVLELVQEQFEVIEYAIHHERDDYFEYFGLKTLADRYLLRHPETRKIIERPQWMLMRVSLGLANNVQEAIDFYNLISQFYYLPATPTLFNSGTRHPQMSSCYLLTVGDDSLSGIYKSITDSAMLSKFSGGIGIDWTSVRASGALIKSTNGMSNGVIPFLKVFDSSVHAVNQGGRRKGAAAVYLENWHSDIEAFLELRNNTGTEQRRTHNLNLAIWISDLFMQRVEANEDWSLFTPNQVPMLLKTYGKEFDAWYQRYEQEGLALKTISARDLYARMTQTLAETGNGWFCFKDKSNLRCAQTGKSEHMVHSSNLCTEILEVTSAGETAVCNLGSINLSRLVGPKGFDFEKLQQVVELAVTFLDRVVDINFYPTQEAAVSNQKWRPVGLGIMGLQDAFFKLRLPFTSAQAKQLSNRISEEIYYHALKTSMKLAQELGRFEGFEQSRYAEGKLQVQLAQDCGQALPELHHDWDRLALEVQQNGLRNSLLIAIAPTATIASILGSFESIEPQISNFFKRETLSGEFLQVNRYLIADLKALNLWTDALRSKIIAAEGSIQNISEVPEDLKALYRTVWEIPQKELIDMAVARSTFICQSQSLNLFMENPSLAKLSSMYMYAWKQGVKTTYYLRSRAKTSIQKTTIQVEDQQALACSLENPETCEVCQ; translated from the coding sequence ATGTATGTTATTAAGCGCGACGGAACACGAGAAGAAGTAAAAATTGAAAAAATTCTGACGGCGGTTAATCGGGCCTGCCGTGGGATTGAGAATGTGGAATCGATTGAGATTGCTAAACGAACCATCAGTGGTTTGCACGATGGAAGTACCACTCAGGAGCTGGATCGACTCTCGATTGCGAATGCGGTGATGCTGATGTCGGAAGAACCAAACTACTCCAAAGTCGCGGCTCGGATGCTTTCAGAAAGCATTTTGAAAGAAGTGGGACGGGATTCAGCATTTCGCGATTGCATACGGATTGCTTCAGAATGCGGGATGATTGCGGATCGGGTACTGGAACTCGTTCAAGAGCAATTCGAAGTGATTGAATACGCGATTCATCACGAACGCGATGACTATTTTGAGTATTTTGGCCTAAAAACCTTAGCGGATCGGTATCTGCTTCGTCATCCAGAAACGCGCAAGATCATCGAACGACCTCAATGGATGCTCATGCGTGTATCGCTTGGTTTAGCAAACAACGTTCAAGAAGCCATCGATTTCTACAATCTGATCAGTCAATTTTATTATCTTCCGGCGACTCCTACATTGTTTAACTCAGGCACGCGTCATCCTCAGATGAGCAGCTGCTATCTGCTTACGGTCGGAGACGATAGCTTGAGTGGAATTTATAAATCCATTACGGATTCAGCCATGTTGTCCAAGTTTTCCGGGGGGATTGGAATTGACTGGACTTCCGTGCGTGCTTCGGGTGCATTGATTAAAAGCACGAACGGAATGAGCAACGGAGTGATTCCGTTTTTGAAGGTTTTTGATAGTTCCGTTCACGCGGTGAACCAAGGCGGCAGGCGTAAGGGGGCTGCAGCGGTTTATCTGGAGAACTGGCACAGCGATATTGAAGCGTTTCTAGAACTTCGAAATAATACGGGGACAGAGCAAAGACGAACTCATAATCTGAACCTTGCAATTTGGATTTCGGATCTCTTTATGCAAAGAGTTGAAGCGAATGAGGATTGGAGTCTTTTTACTCCAAATCAAGTTCCCATGCTTTTGAAGACTTATGGAAAAGAGTTTGACGCTTGGTATCAGCGTTACGAACAAGAAGGCTTGGCGCTCAAAACGATTTCTGCACGCGATTTATACGCTCGAATGACACAGACTCTGGCTGAAACAGGCAATGGATGGTTTTGTTTTAAAGACAAATCCAATTTACGCTGCGCTCAGACTGGGAAATCGGAGCACATGGTGCACAGCTCAAATCTTTGTACCGAGATTTTGGAAGTCACGTCGGCAGGAGAAACGGCTGTCTGCAACTTGGGAAGTATTAATCTATCCAGATTGGTTGGTCCAAAAGGTTTTGATTTTGAGAAACTTCAACAAGTGGTTGAGCTTGCGGTGACCTTTCTGGATCGAGTGGTGGATATTAATTTCTACCCAACTCAAGAAGCTGCGGTTTCGAATCAAAAATGGAGACCCGTTGGCCTTGGAATCATGGGCTTGCAAGATGCATTCTTTAAGCTGCGATTGCCATTTACCTCTGCCCAAGCCAAACAACTTTCAAATCGGATTTCGGAAGAAATTTACTATCATGCTCTCAAAACCAGCATGAAATTGGCACAAGAACTTGGCCGTTTTGAAGGGTTTGAGCAGTCGCGTTATGCGGAAGGAAAACTGCAAGTTCAACTGGCTCAAGATTGTGGACAAGCGTTACCCGAATTGCATCACGATTGGGATCGACTGGCTTTGGAAGTGCAGCAAAATGGACTTCGCAATAGCCTCTTAATTGCGATCGCGCCAACGGCTACGATTGCATCGATTCTAGGGAGCTTCGAGAGCATTGAACCTCAGATTTCGAATTTCTTTAAAAGAGAAACGCTGAGCGGCGAATTTTTGCAAGTGAATCGTTATTTGATAGCAGACTTAAAAGCTCTGAATCTGTGGACAGATGCTTTGCGTTCGAAGATCATTGCTGCAGAGGGTTCGATTCAGAATATTTCTGAGGTTCCTGAAGACTTGAAAGCGCTTTATCGAACGGTTTGGGAGATTCCTCAAAAAGAGCTGATTGATATGGCTGTGGCCCGATCGACCTTTATTTGTCAGTCGCAATCGTTAAATCTATTCATGGAGAATCCAAGCTTGGCTAAACTCTCTTCCATGTACATGTATGCCTGGAAGCAAGGTGTGAAGACGACTTACTATTTGCGCTCGCGAGCCAAAACGAGCATTCAAAAAACCACCATTCAAGTAGAAGACCAACAAGCGTTGGCTTGTTCCTTGGAAAACCCAGAAACCTGTGAGGTATGTCAATGA
- a CDS encoding ribonucleotide-diphosphate reductase subunit beta: MILDQKLDLTLRPMKYPHFFQAYKDSLKNIWTTDEIDFSVDLEHLRDRLSAPEAHLVKRLVAFFATADNLVAHNLVLNFYKHVNSPEYRMFLGKQLFDEMLHVETYLLLVDNYIPDPNEKKEAFDAYQKIESIKSKADFCFKYMDSIEKLDTLDTHEKRRQFVENLICFAACVEGLFFFGSFAYVYFLRDKGLLPGLATATNWVFRDETMHILATMQLVGVIRQEYPELFDDVLEKRVEAMMEEAIQVEMAFCQDTLSLGINGMTQAMMLDYLRYVADQRLVQIGMKKKYKTSNPFPFMVLQDLQPLTNFFEKRVTEYQKGFDIKKESIVFDESF, translated from the coding sequence ATGATATTGGATCAAAAATTAGATTTAACGCTAAGGCCTATGAAGTATCCTCACTTCTTCCAGGCTTATAAAGACTCACTGAAAAACATCTGGACGACCGATGAGATTGATTTTTCGGTCGATTTAGAGCACCTGCGAGATCGCTTAAGCGCTCCCGAGGCCCATTTAGTCAAACGCCTAGTCGCTTTTTTTGCCACGGCGGATAACTTGGTTGCACACAACTTGGTTTTAAATTTTTACAAGCATGTGAATTCGCCCGAGTATCGTATGTTTCTGGGCAAACAGCTCTTTGATGAGATGCTGCACGTTGAGACCTATCTGCTTCTCGTGGATAATTACATTCCAGATCCAAACGAAAAGAAAGAAGCATTTGATGCTTATCAGAAAATCGAATCGATTAAATCAAAAGCCGATTTTTGCTTCAAGTACATGGATTCGATTGAGAAGCTAGACACGCTGGATACTCATGAAAAGAGGCGCCAGTTTGTTGAAAATTTGATTTGTTTTGCAGCTTGTGTAGAAGGCCTCTTTTTCTTTGGTTCCTTCGCATACGTGTATTTTTTACGCGATAAGGGGCTATTGCCTGGACTTGCGACGGCTACCAACTGGGTGTTTCGCGATGAGACCATGCATATTCTGGCGACGATGCAATTGGTTGGCGTCATTCGGCAGGAGTATCCTGAGCTATTTGATGACGTACTGGAAAAACGAGTGGAAGCGATGATGGAAGAAGCCATTCAGGTTGAAATGGCTTTTTGCCAAGATACATTAAGCTTGGGAATCAATGGAATGACTCAAGCGATGATGCTGGACTATTTGCGTTACGTGGCGGATCAACGTCTGGTGCAAATCGGAATGAAGAAAAAGTATAAGACGAGCAATCCATTCCCTTTCATGGTGCTCCAAGATTTGCAGCCGCTGACGAACTTTTTCGAAAAGCGAGTCACGGAATATCAAAAAGGATTTGACATCAAGAAAGAGTCGATTGTTTTTGATGAGTCTTTTTAG
- a CDS encoding site-specific DNA-methyltransferase translates to MQTDVETANMSNWAKGEVNPIDLGKEYEPVAKPLLVLTGSQSVIYPLHHQLYTGESLAIMRSWPDHFFDACVTDPPYNIAKDRKGLSWAFSSHVTIQDEWDRFSNTEYETFTANWLAEVCRVTKPNGNIFIFGSYHNIYTIGSIAARMDLRVVNSIIWAKPNAQPNITCRMFTESTEQILWLCNNTSKQAKKWTYNYQHMKELNGGKQMRNYWEIPLTPQRERIHGKHPSQKPLRLMERLILAGTHQGDCVLDCFTGSGSTLLACDRLERAWVGIERDPVYSDIAHRRLDEERRQRRLFPASP, encoded by the coding sequence GTGCAGACCGATGTTGAGACCGCGAATATGAGCAATTGGGCCAAGGGTGAAGTTAACCCAATCGATTTAGGAAAAGAGTACGAGCCGGTTGCCAAGCCTTTGTTGGTATTGACGGGATCCCAATCCGTCATTTACCCTCTTCATCATCAGCTTTATACCGGTGAGAGTTTGGCGATTATGCGTTCTTGGCCGGACCACTTTTTTGATGCCTGCGTTACCGACCCTCCTTACAACATTGCCAAAGATCGCAAAGGCCTTTCTTGGGCCTTTTCGTCCCACGTCACGATCCAAGACGAATGGGACCGTTTCTCGAATACGGAATACGAAACCTTTACGGCCAACTGGCTCGCCGAAGTTTGTCGAGTGACCAAACCCAATGGCAATATCTTTATTTTTGGAAGCTATCATAATATCTATACGATTGGATCCATTGCGGCACGCATGGATTTAAGAGTTGTGAATAGCATTATTTGGGCGAAGCCCAATGCTCAACCGAACATTACTTGTCGAATGTTTACAGAAAGTACAGAGCAGATTCTTTGGCTTTGCAACAATACGAGCAAACAAGCCAAAAAATGGACTTATAATTATCAGCACATGAAAGAGCTGAACGGTGGAAAGCAGATGCGGAACTATTGGGAGATTCCTCTCACTCCGCAGCGAGAGCGAATTCATGGCAAGCATCCTTCGCAAAAACCGCTTCGCTTGATGGAACGCTTAATACTAGCGGGTACCCATCAAGGCGATTGTGTTTTAGACTGTTTTACAGGATCCGGTTCGACTTTGCTGGCTTGCGATCGCTTGGAGCGAGCTTGGGTGGGTATTGAGCGGGACCCCGTTTACAGCGACATTGCTCATCGACGCCTTGACGAAGAACGAAGGCAGCGGCGTCTTTTTCCTGCGAGCCCATAA
- a CDS encoding elongation factor Ts, which produces MQVTAEMVRDLREKTGAGMMDCKKALLETGSLDAAVTYLREKGLAAAAKKAGRVASEGLVAVIVEKNRAAIVEVNCETDFVAKNGDFQELVADLAAKSFHLKDLVVETESMIHDKIATIGEKIAIRRYTVLEGGDLYGAYLHAGGSIGTLVELKGANASHQDLAKDLAMHVAASAPSFLARTDIDAETLNGERSILRNQVLEQGKPENMVDRIVDGKIEKYYSEVCLLEQKFVKDPDTVISKLLKDANVTLSRFVRYKVGEGLEKKSDDFAQEVAKMIG; this is translated from the coding sequence ATGCAAGTCACAGCAGAGATGGTAAGAGACCTGCGTGAGAAAACGGGCGCAGGGATGATGGACTGCAAGAAAGCTTTGCTGGAGACAGGAAGCCTGGACGCTGCGGTCACGTATTTGCGCGAAAAGGGTTTGGCTGCCGCGGCTAAAAAAGCAGGCCGTGTGGCTTCCGAAGGACTGGTCGCTGTGATCGTTGAAAAGAACCGAGCAGCGATTGTAGAAGTCAATTGCGAAACGGATTTTGTGGCGAAAAATGGTGATTTTCAGGAATTGGTAGCTGATTTGGCTGCAAAATCTTTCCATCTCAAGGATCTTGTTGTTGAGACGGAATCCATGATTCATGATAAAATCGCGACCATCGGAGAGAAGATAGCAATTCGTCGTTACACTGTTTTAGAAGGCGGCGATCTCTATGGGGCTTACTTGCATGCAGGAGGCTCGATCGGAACTCTGGTGGAGCTGAAGGGGGCAAACGCTTCGCATCAAGATCTCGCAAAAGATTTGGCGATGCACGTAGCTGCTTCAGCACCTTCGTTTTTGGCTCGCACGGATATCGATGCCGAGACTCTGAATGGAGAAAGAAGCATTTTGAGAAATCAAGTTCTTGAACAAGGCAAGCCTGAGAACATGGTAGACCGAATTGTCGACGGGAAAATCGAAAAATACTATTCCGAGGTTTGTTTGCTGGAACAAAAATTTGTGAAAGATCCAGATACGGTGATCTCCAAGCTTTTGAAAGATGCAAACGTTACTTTGTCTCGATTCGTGCGCTATAAAGTGGGCGAGGGTCTTGAAAAAAAATCCGATGATTTTGCACAAGAAGTGGCAAAAATGATAGGATAG